The following coding sequences lie in one Spinacia oleracea cultivar Varoflay chromosome 1, BTI_SOV_V1, whole genome shotgun sequence genomic window:
- the LOC110787449 gene encoding probable phosphoribosylformylglycinamidine synthase, chloroplastic/mitochondrial codes for MAARSDFTGSKLMNAELKGYAQRKLFLSRNSINTRRHLAHGPGRCFTRSPSLHTHSAGLRSSGLGKLKAIVSGDVSVALGEQVVQSVDSVTHFFRVPLIQDSAADELLRNIQTKISNEIVGLRTEQCFNIGLNSELSGDKILALRWLLGETYEPENLETESFLDKEAMEGCTAVVVEVGPRLSFTTAWSTNAVSICRSCGLTEVNRLERSRRYMLFSKYPLQEQQINDFAAMVHDRMTETVYTQRLTSFKTSLVPEEVLYVPVMEKGRKALEEINAKMGLAFDEQDLQYYTWLFKEDIKRNPTNVELFDIAQSNSEHSRHWFFMGKLVIDGKPVERTLMQIVKSTLKANPNNSVIGFKDNSSAIKGFPVKQLRPLLPGLSCPLDVQMRDLDILFTAETHNFPCAVAPYPGAETGAGGRIRDTHATGRGSFVVAATAGYCIGNLNMEESYAPWEDASFTYPSNLASPLQILIDASNGASDYGNKFGEPLIQGYTRTFGMRLPNGERREWLKPIMFSAGIGQIDHTHITKGEPEIGMLVVKIGGPAYRIGMGGGAASSMVSGQNDAELDFNAVQRGDAEMSQKLYRVVRACIEMGDKNPIISIHDQGAGGNCNVVKEIIYPKGAQIDIRAIVVGDHTMSILEIWGAEYQEQDAILVKAESRSMLQSICDRERLSMAVIGTINGEGRVVLVDSAAIEKSRVDGVPPPLPAVDLELEKVLGDMPQKTFEFQRVVHPQEPLDISPGTTVMDSLKRVLRLPSVCSKRFLTTKVDRCVTGLVAQQQTVGPLQITLADVAIIAQSYTNFTGGACAIGEQPIKGLLDPKAMARLAVGEALTNLIWAKITSLSDVKASGNWMYAAKLDGEGADMYDAATALSEAMIELGIAIDGGKDSLSMAANAGGEVVKAPGNLVISAYVTTPDITKTVTPDLKLRDEGVLIHVDLAKGKRRLGGSALAQAFDQIGSVSPDLDDVSYFKKAFNAVQELIAEDLVSAGHDISDGGILVSILEMAFAGNCGLSLELKSEGYSLFETLFAEELGLVLEVDKKMLQSVMGKLSSAGISSEIIGQVTSGKTIDLKVDGVSHLNEDMVYLRDLWEETSFNLEKLQRLASCVDLEKEGLKHRQEPSWSLSFTPASTDDKYMLATSKPKVAILREEGSNGDREMSAAFYAAGFEPWDVAMSDLLSGAVSLKEFRGIAFVGGFSYADVLDSAKGWSASIRFNQPLLDQFQEFYHRPDTFSLGVCNGCQLMALLGWIPGPDVGGVHGNGGDTAQPRFIHNESGKFECRFTSVSIGESPAIMLKGMAGSSLGVWAAHGEGRAYFPNADVLNSVLGSDLAPLRYCDDNGKPTETYPFNLNGSPLGIAAICSPDGRHLAMMPHPERCFLMWQYPWYPKHWDVNKKGPSPWLRLFQNAREWCS; via the exons ATGGCAGCTCGGTCTGATTTTACTGGTTCCAAACTAATGAACGCAGAATTAAAG GGTTATGCACAACGCAAATTATTTCTATCTCGAAATTCGATTAATACTCGGAGACATTTGGCTCACGGGCCAGGTCGATGCTTTACTCGATCACCAAGTTTGCACACCCATAGTGCTGGGTTAAGAAGCTCAGGATTGGGGAAGCTGAAGGCTATTGTTTCAGGCGATGTGAGTGTTGCATTAGGTGAACAAGTAGTGCAGTCTGTGGACAGTGTTACTCATTTCTTCCGTGTTCCACTTATTCAAGATAGTGCAGCTGATGAGCTGCTGAGGAATATTCAGACAAAGATATCTAATGAGATAGTTGGTTTGAGAACTGAACAATGTTTCAACATTGGGCTGAATAGTGAGCTTTCCGGGGACAAAATTTTGGCGCTTAGGTGGCTTTTGGGTGAGACTTACGAACCTGAAAATTTAGAGACTGAGAGCTTTCTTGATAAGGAGGCTATGGAAGGTTGCACTGCTGTTGTCGTTGAGGTAGGACCTAGGTTATCCTTTACAACAGCATGGTCCACTAATGCTGTATCTATTTGTCGATCATGCGGTTTGACTGAGGTAAATCGTCTTGAACGTTCTAGGAGGTATATGCTGTTTTCTAAGTACCCATTGCAGGAGCAGCAGATAAATGACTTTGCTGCCATGGTTCATGATCGAATGACTGAAACTGTGTACACTCAAAGACTTACAAGCTTCAAGACTAGTTTGGTTCCGGAAGAAGTTCTGTATGTGCCAGTAATGGAGAAGGGTAGGAAAGCCCTTGAAgaaattaatgcaaaaatggGTTTAGCATTTGATGAGCAAGATCTTCAATATTATACTTGGCTTTTCAAGGAAGACATCAAGCGGAACCCAACTAATGTTGAATTATTTGATATTGCGCAGTCTAACAGTGAACATAGTAGGCATTGGTTTTTTATGGGTAAACTAGTGATAGATGGGAAACCCGTTGAAAGAACTCTTATGCAGATTGTGAAGAGTACACTGAAGGCAAACCCTAACAATTCAGTGATTGGATTCAAGGATAATTCTAGTGCAATAAAAGGGTTTCCTGTGAAACAATTGCGCCCTCTTCTTCCAGGTTTATCCTGTCCATTAGATGTACAGATGCGTGATCTTGACATTCTTTTTACCGCCGAGACCCACAATTTCCCATGTGCTGTGGCACCTTACCCTGGAGCCGAAACAGGTGCTGGTGGCAGGATTAGGGATACACATGCAACAGGAAGAGGGTCATTTGTTGTTGCTGCTACGGCTGGGTATTGTATTGGAAACTTAAATATGGAAGAATCTTACGCTCCCTGGGAAGATGCATCTTTTACCTATCCGTCAAACTTGGCTTCACCTTTGCAGATTCTCATTGATGCCAGTAACGGTGCTTCAGATTATGGGAACAAATTTGGTGAGCCCTTGATTCAGGGTTACACTAGAACCTTTGGAATGAGGCTTCCAAATGGTGAGAGACGGGAATGGTTGAAGCCAATAATGTTTAGTGCTGGAATAGGGCAAATTGATCACACCCATATAACGAAGGGAGAGCCTGAAATTGGCATGTTAGTTGTAAAGATTGGGGGACCTGCATATCGCATTGGAATGGGAGGAGGTGCTGCTTCTAGTATGGTGAGTGGTCAGAATGATGCGGAGCTTGACTTTAATGCTGTACAGCGAGGAGATGCTGAGATGTCACAGAAATTGTATCGTGTTGTACGTGCTTGTATTGAAATGGGTGACAAGAACCCTATTATTAGCATCCATGATCAAGGTGCTGGTGGTAACTGCAATGTTGTCAAGGAGATAATATATCCAAAGGGTGCTCAGATCGATATCAGGGCTATAGTGGTTGGTGATCACACAATGTCAATATTGGAGATATGGGGTGCAGAGTACCAGGAGCAAGATGCTATATTGGTGAAGGCTGAAAGTCGTAGCATGTTACAATCAATTTGTGATAGAGAGAGGTTATCTATGGCTGTGATTGGAACAATCAATGGTGAAGGGCGTGTTGTTTTGGTTGATAGTGCTGCTATTGAGAAAAGCCGTGTTGATGGAGTCCCTCCACCCCTACCTGCTGTTGATCTTGAGCTTGAGAAAGTGCTTGGTGACATGCCCCAGAAAACCTTTGAGTTCCAGCGCGTGGTTCATCCTCAAGAGCCACTTGATATTTCTCCAGGAACAACCGTGATGGATTCCTTGAAAAGGGTTTTAAGACTCCCATCTGTATGCTCAAAACGCTTCTTAACCACTAAGGTTGATAGATGTGTCACTGGCCTTGTGGCACAGCAGCAGACTGTGGGCCCGTTGCAAATTACTCTTGCCGATGTTGCAATTATTGCTCAGAGTTACACCAACTTCACTGGAGGTGCATGTGCTATTGGTGAGCAGCCTATTAAGGGCTTGTTGGATCCTAAAGCAATGGCAAGATTAGCTGTTGGTGAAGCCCTAACAAATCTCATCTGGGCAAAAATTACATCCCTTTCTGATGTCAAAGCCAGTGGCAACTGGATGTATGCAGCCAAGCTTGACGGGGAAGGTGCGGATATGTATGATGCTGCCACAGCCCTTTCTGAGGCCATGATTGAACTTGGCATTGCTATAGATGGGGGAAAGGACAGTCTTTCCATGGCTGCAAATGCAGGCGGTGAGGTCGTCAAAGCTCCAGGGAATCTTGTTATCAGTGCTTATGTAACTACTCCGGATATAACAAAGACCGTAACTCCTGATCTAAAGCTCAGAGATGAAGGCGTTTTGATTCATGTTGATTTAGCCAAGGGAAAGCGCCGCCTAGGGGGTTCtgctcttgcccag GCTTTTGATCAAATTGGTAGTGTATCTCCTGATCTTGATGATGTCTCCTACTTCAAGAAAGCATTCAATGCAGTTCAAGAGCTTATTGCAGAGGATCTCGTTTCTGCTGGTCATGATATTAGTGATGGTGGTATACTTGTCAGCATCTTGGAGATGGCTTTTGCAGGCAACTGTGGGCTTTCCTTAGAACTAAAATCTGAAGGATATAGCCTGTTTGAGACTCTATTTGCTGAGGAGCTAGGTTTGGTTCTTGAAGTTGACAAGAAAATGTTGCAATCAGTAATGGGAAAACTGAGTAGTGCTGGCATCTCTTCAGAGATCATTGGACAAGTAACTTCAGGGAAAACTATTGATCTGAAGGTTGACGGGGTCAGTCATTTGAATGAAGATATGGTGTATTTGAGGGACTTATGGGAGGAAACCAGTTTTAACCTAGAGAAATTACAGAGGTTAGCCTCTTGTGTAGATTTGGAGAAAGAAGGGTTAAAACACAGACAAGAACCTTCTTGGTCGTTGTCCTTTACCCCGGCCTCTACAGATGACAAATACATGCTTGCTACCTCAAAACCAAAGGTGGCCATTCTTCGGGAAGAAGGTAGCAATGGTGATAGAGAAATGTCCGCAGCATTCTATGCTGCTGGTTTTGAGCCATGGGATGTTGCCATGTCTGACCTCCTGAGTGGAGCCGTCTCTTTGAAAGAGTTTCGTGGAATTGCATTCGTTGGAGGCTTTAGTTATGCAGATGTTCTAGATTCAGCAAAGGGTTGGTCTGCTTCAATAAGATTTAACCAACCTCTTCTAGATCAATTTCAAGAATTCTATCATCGACCTGACACTTTCAGTCTCGGGGTTTGTAATGGATGCCAGCTCATGGCTTTACTTGGCTGGATCCCGGGCCCCGATGTTGGCGGTGTGCACGGGAATGGTGGTGACACTGCACAACCTAGGTTCATCCACAACGAATCAGGGAAATTTGAATGTCGTTTCACAAGCGTGAGTATTGGAGAGTCTCCTGCTATAATGCTCAAAGGAATGGCGGGTAGTTCACTTGGTGTATGGGCAGCTCATGGTGAAGGAAGGGCTTATTTCCCAAATGCCGATGTTCTCAACAGCGTTTTGGGCTCTGATTTAGCCCCATTGAGGTATTGTGATGACAACGGGAAACCAACGGAAACCTACCCATTTAACCTGAACGGGTCACCTCTTGGGATTGCGGCTATTTGCTCCCCTGATGGAAGACATCTTGCTATGATGCCTCACCCTGAACGTTGCTTCTTAATGTGGCAGTATCCGTGGTACCCGAAGCATTGGGATGTCAACAAGAAGGGGCCGAGCCCGTGGCTGCGCTTGTTCCAAAATGCCAGGGAGTGGTGTTCTTGA
- the LOC110787450 gene encoding 3-dehydrosphinganine reductase TSC10A, with amino-acid sequence MADQNTVILSLLILLPFSLLFILYLIVRPRSLTIPIKNRHVFITGGSSGIGLSLAHRFASEGARVSILARDLRKLEEAKEAIRLSTGIDVSIFSADVRDFNAVKKAIEDAGPIDVLVCNQGVFTPQELELQSLDEIKFMIDVNVMGTFHLIKAALPLMKKDRKSRGPASIAIMSSQAGQVGIYGYTAYSASKFALRGMAEALQHEVIADDIHVSLIFPPDTDTPGLEEENKRRPELTTIIADSSGMMKADEVAKKSIDGIKKGSFIIPCNLEGVLLSIATAGLSPQRSYLMAFVEVLAAGPVRLIGLCFQWNWYGSIEKWHSKRKRT; translated from the exons ATGGCGGACCAAAACACAGTCATACTCTCTCTCCTCATCctcctccctttctctctcctcttcatccTCTACCTAATAGTCCGCCCTCGCTCACTCACCATCCCAATCAAAAACCGCCATGTCTTCATCACTGGCGGATCAAGCGGCATCGGCTTGTCCCTCGCTCACCGCTTCGCATCCGAAGGCGCGCGCGTCTCCATCTTAGCGCGGGACCTCCGTAAGCTGGAAGAAGCGAAGGAGGCGATCCGGCTCTCCACTGGCATCGACGTCAGCATATTCAGCGCTGACGTGAGGGATTTCAACGCCGTCAAGAAGGCGATTGAAGATGCGGGGCCCATTGATGTTCTGGTGTGTAATCAGGGGGTTTTTACTCCCCAGGAGTTGGAATTACAGTCGCTGGATGAAATCAAGTTCATGATTGATGTGAATGTGATGGGGACTTTTCATCTGATTAAAGCTGCGTTGCCATTGATGAAGAAAGATCGCAAGTCGCGTGGTCCTGCTTCTATCGCTATCATGTCGTCTCAAGCTGGTCAG GTGGGTATTTATGGTTACACAGCTTACTCGGCTAGTAAATTTGCACTCAGGGGCATGGCAGAAGCACTGCAACATGAAGTGATTGCGGATGATATCCATGTGTCATTGATCTTTCCTCCAGACACTGATACTCCTGGTTTAGAAGAAG AAAACAAGAGGCGGCCTGAGCTGACAACTATTATAGCAGATTCTTCGGGAATGATGAAAGCTGATGAAGTTGCAAAGAAAAGCATAGATGGAATAAAAAAGGGCAGTTTTATTATCCCTTGCAACTTGGAGGGTGTATTATTGTCTATAGCTACCGCTGGCTTGTCCCCACAGAGATCGTATCTGATGGCATTTGTAGAAGTGCTTGCTGCTGGTCCTGTACGCCTTATTGGTCTATGTTTCCAGTGGAATTGGTATGGGAGTATAGAAAAGTGGCACTCCAAAAGAAAAA GGACATAA